In the genome of Natronocella acetinitrilica, one region contains:
- a CDS encoding DotA/TraY family protein, with protein sequence MRRIVFLLLLSVGLVATYSVAHAQADDTFNFVSSDAATWIDRISGVDADNLFTVYMEQIFGTSEQRTLLAQVAGIANVVGLVLAVVILLYVMIGGVVRTAHEGAVLGKNWSSVWLPIRISVGIGLLMPTGEGGLSTAQHMILGLVDVGNRLATIAWNGTVDGLLSGAQISGVVDTGDMDFTETKLQLLVCAESWYQVQQDQGRDARWGFYVARTGDNNRVRRDIQGGIRENGGLQLPADGTITSIAFGDQGRCGSINLHDYAGVVTDGSSEQGAIGQSEQSRNLFNSVAFSPVILRARGNAAVAGGIVVVERLEGLAQIAGAIVTAQDDEYAGRPGLGGGEGVLADNVEYNGASPRVRQIAADIRDFDRNTSNAIIARAMEVIQSDTSYVDGYRDSLKQGGWPMAGAWFLQLDRFQNLASSSVEGVKSSAKYVGNIGNCQGQRSWFSRNSSAGCEAIVKDVSAVSKLVEQAKIERMGSSPTHTDVMAVLGCEGDCTARGIWSNLSGSIARALLDALTGLGTIKNPAVTEFGLSSSMTSDTGITNPFQVVTSLGHGIQTVTTTVTLANIGIAAGAFGASGNVAASFFGAGGLEGAYRAIAPLITGMIVLMFGAGFTLAFVIPFMPATIWIVMLVKYLITVIEGFVAAPLAVAQMVTPEGEGISGTRMERAWALMAAMVARPPLMVVGLVAAMTISYVGFAIMNSIWWTVVDLNTTTGIWEVLAILILYPAMAVMILKKCIEVMATLPDTILTWFSSGVGGAFGGDNGAAGLDQEGTMKTAAGSIHKGAAERAAGKVSSDQKRAESQAQQAAAKRQDQAREEREDRRFDRLADNLANRLGGGRR encoded by the coding sequence ATGCGCCGCATCGTCTTTCTGCTTCTGCTCAGCGTGGGGCTGGTGGCCACCTACTCGGTTGCCCATGCGCAGGCCGATGACACCTTCAACTTCGTGAGCTCTGACGCGGCGACCTGGATTGATCGCATCTCCGGTGTGGATGCCGACAACCTCTTTACCGTCTACATGGAGCAGATCTTCGGCACCAGCGAGCAGCGCACGCTGCTCGCACAGGTGGCTGGCATTGCCAACGTGGTCGGGCTGGTCCTCGCCGTGGTCATCCTGCTCTACGTGATGATTGGCGGCGTGGTGCGCACCGCCCATGAGGGGGCGGTGCTCGGTAAGAACTGGTCGTCTGTCTGGCTGCCGATCCGGATCTCCGTTGGTATCGGGCTTCTGATGCCGACCGGTGAAGGGGGGCTTTCCACCGCCCAGCACATGATTCTCGGGCTGGTGGATGTGGGCAATCGCCTGGCCACCATCGCCTGGAACGGAACGGTCGATGGACTGCTCTCGGGCGCCCAGATTTCGGGCGTTGTCGATACCGGGGACATGGACTTCACGGAGACCAAGCTCCAGCTGCTGGTCTGTGCGGAGAGTTGGTACCAGGTCCAGCAGGACCAGGGGCGGGATGCGCGCTGGGGCTTTTACGTCGCTCGCACCGGTGACAACAACCGGGTCCGACGTGATATTCAGGGGGGTATTCGGGAGAACGGCGGGCTTCAGCTGCCCGCTGATGGCACCATTACCTCGATCGCCTTCGGCGACCAGGGTCGCTGTGGCTCGATCAATCTCCATGATTATGCCGGCGTCGTCACTGACGGCAGCAGCGAGCAGGGCGCCATCGGGCAGAGCGAGCAGTCACGCAATCTCTTCAATAGCGTCGCGTTCAGCCCGGTGATCCTGCGGGCGCGCGGCAACGCTGCTGTTGCCGGGGGTATCGTGGTTGTTGAGCGCCTGGAGGGGCTCGCGCAGATCGCGGGCGCTATCGTGACGGCACAGGATGATGAGTATGCTGGTCGACCTGGCCTTGGTGGTGGGGAGGGCGTGCTCGCAGACAACGTCGAGTACAACGGCGCATCCCCACGCGTGCGGCAGATTGCAGCCGACATCCGCGACTTCGACCGCAACACCAGCAACGCGATCATTGCCCGGGCCATGGAGGTGATCCAGTCTGACACCAGCTACGTCGATGGCTATCGGGACAGCCTGAAGCAGGGTGGCTGGCCGATGGCCGGCGCCTGGTTCCTGCAGCTCGACCGCTTTCAGAACCTGGCCTCTTCCAGCGTCGAGGGTGTCAAAAGCAGTGCAAAGTACGTCGGCAACATCGGCAATTGCCAGGGGCAGCGCTCCTGGTTCAGCCGTAACTCATCGGCAGGCTGTGAGGCAATCGTAAAGGACGTCTCGGCCGTCTCAAAGCTGGTGGAGCAGGCCAAGATCGAGCGCATGGGCTCCTCGCCCACCCATACTGACGTCATGGCAGTCCTTGGGTGCGAGGGTGACTGCACGGCGCGGGGGATCTGGTCGAACCTCTCCGGGAGCATCGCCCGAGCCCTCCTCGACGCACTCACGGGGCTTGGCACCATCAAGAACCCCGCAGTGACGGAGTTCGGGCTCTCCAGCAGCATGACCTCGGATACCGGGATCACCAATCCGTTCCAGGTTGTGACAAGCCTCGGACATGGTATTCAGACAGTGACGACCACGGTGACGCTCGCCAACATCGGGATCGCCGCGGGGGCCTTTGGGGCGTCCGGCAACGTGGCGGCAAGTTTCTTCGGTGCCGGCGGGCTTGAGGGCGCCTATCGGGCCATCGCCCCGCTCATCACCGGGATGATCGTCCTCATGTTCGGCGCAGGTTTCACACTCGCCTTTGTCATCCCGTTCATGCCGGCAACCATCTGGATCGTCATGCTGGTGAAGTACCTCATCACCGTCATCGAGGGGTTCGTCGCGGCACCGCTTGCGGTTGCCCAGATGGTGACCCCGGAGGGTGAGGGTATTAGCGGCACGCGCATGGAGCGCGCCTGGGCACTCATGGCGGCAATGGTAGCGCGCCCGCCGCTCATGGTGGTGGGACTGGTCGCCGCGATGACGATCAGCTACGTGGGCTTTGCCATCATGAACAGCATCTGGTGGACCGTGGTCGATCTCAACACGACGACCGGCATCTGGGAGGTGCTCGCCATCCTGATCCTCTACCCGGCAATGGCGGTCATGATCCTGAAGAAGTGCATCGAGGTGATGGCGACCCTGCCCGACACCATCCTCACCTGGTTCAGTTCCGGTGTCGGTGGCGCCTTCGGCGGGGACAACGGGGCGGCGGGGCTCGATCAGGAGGGGACCATGAAGACTGCCGCAGGATCGATTCACAAGGGCGCGGCAGAGCGCGCCGCGGGCAAGGTGTCCTCGGATCAGAAGCGCGCAGAGAGTCAGGCTCAGCAGGCGGCCGCCAAGCGGCAGGATCAGGCGCGTGAGGAGCGCGAAGACCGCCGATTCGACCGCCTTGCGGACAACCTGGCGAACCGGCTCGGAGGCGGTCGGCGCTAG